The following are encoded together in the uncultured Sphaerochaeta sp. genome:
- the ssb gene encoding single-stranded DNA-binding protein, which translates to MANDLNVVALVGRLTRDSELRYSNGGMAICRFSIAVNRRKRSGDNKWEDEANFFDCSMFGKSAESLNQYLEKGRQVSIIGELRQNRWEQDGQSRSRVEIAVNSLQLLSSPGSTDGRNTSRQVEQPPTRNQGSYGSRPAPQAPASPMDIGGPEQFDDDQIPF; encoded by the coding sequence ATGGCAAATGACCTGAATGTAGTCGCATTGGTGGGCCGTCTTACCAGAGATAGCGAGCTTCGCTATTCAAATGGTGGTATGGCAATCTGTCGTTTTTCCATAGCAGTCAACCGGAGAAAGAGGTCGGGTGACAATAAATGGGAGGACGAAGCCAACTTTTTCGACTGCTCGATGTTTGGCAAGAGTGCCGAATCCCTCAACCAATATCTGGAGAAGGGAAGGCAGGTTTCCATTATCGGTGAGCTTAGGCAGAACCGATGGGAACAGGACGGCCAAAGTCGGAGTCGGGTTGAGATTGCCGTGAATTCGTTGCAGCTCCTCTCGAGTCCCGGTTCTACAGATGGTAGAAACACCTCTCGTCAGGTTGAACAACCACCGACGAGAAACCAGGGGTCATACGGTTCACGACCTGCTCCCCAGGCTCCCGCCTCTCCCATGGATATAGGCGGACCTGAGCAGTTTGACGATGACCAGATCCCATTCTAA
- the rpsR gene encoding 30S ribosomal protein S18 → MRDDDNDSMNNDGRNGRDRRGGGRKPSFRKKVCKFCTQNLTPDYKNPDMLRRYITERGKILPARITGCCAKHQRAVTTEIKKARVLAYLPFEKK, encoded by the coding sequence ATGCGCGATGACGATAACGATTCCATGAATAATGACGGAAGAAACGGAAGAGATAGAAGAGGGGGCGGACGCAAACCCAGTTTCAGAAAGAAAGTTTGCAAGTTCTGTACCCAGAACCTTACTCCCGATTACAAGAATCCTGATATGCTGCGGCGCTACATAACCGAACGTGGCAAGATTCTTCCTGCCCGTATCACCGGTTGCTGTGCAAAGCATCAGAGGGCTGTTACTACTGAGATCAAGAAGGCACGTGTGCTTGCGTACCTTCCATTTGAGAAGAAGTAA
- a CDS encoding Mur ligase family protein, with protein MKVLIFGLGMHGGGFAAASYFLDHGDEVRITDLKGTSDLGYEMEDLNQRGALCISGPHRAEDFLWADIVVKNPAIPPNHPMLRHARMIVNDFAWLFSSPWCEQVKIIGITGTKGKTTTSAAVAHVLQEYGYEAMQCGNMGISGFSILREWERRNEQGRALPEFLVCEFSSWQIRDTVQAMHGQLPMMELCALTNFYPDHLNSYESIERYLEDKLQLFTRNIKMAVIPDVMLGRIRTQTHLDKRHIRGIDRASAKVLEEQPHLRSAYAILLALGFKYKSILKALQSFQGVPHRIEQLGMLGNILFVNDSAATIPEAVHFSYAKFRTMAVHLICGGTDKNLKAEGMFEELQHASSLSLLDGSFTRGKLIPLLEKHHISYYGPFKSMGDALQQSYEMARVKEQELPNLVQAILLSPGSASFELFANEFDRGNQFKNLVGLLLGS; from the coding sequence ATGAAGGTACTTATCTTCGGCCTTGGAATGCATGGAGGCGGTTTCGCAGCAGCCTCGTATTTCCTCGACCATGGAGATGAAGTAAGAATTACGGATCTGAAGGGAACCAGTGATCTCGGTTATGAGATGGAAGATCTCAACCAACGAGGGGCACTATGCATCTCCGGGCCTCATCGAGCAGAAGATTTTCTGTGGGCTGACATTGTAGTCAAAAACCCAGCCATCCCCCCCAATCACCCCATGCTCAGACATGCTCGCATGATAGTCAATGACTTTGCCTGGCTGTTCAGCTCCCCTTGGTGTGAACAGGTGAAGATCATAGGCATCACAGGAACCAAAGGAAAAACCACAACCAGTGCAGCTGTTGCCCATGTACTGCAGGAGTATGGGTACGAGGCAATGCAGTGTGGAAATATGGGAATCAGTGGATTCAGTATTCTCAGAGAGTGGGAAAGACGGAATGAGCAAGGAAGAGCACTTCCCGAATTTCTTGTCTGCGAATTCTCATCTTGGCAAATTCGGGACACGGTACAGGCAATGCACGGACAGCTGCCGATGATGGAGCTCTGTGCGCTTACCAACTTCTATCCTGACCACCTGAACTCCTATGAATCCATAGAGCGCTATCTTGAGGATAAACTGCAATTATTCACCAGAAACATCAAAATGGCGGTCATCCCGGATGTGATGCTGGGCAGAATAAGGACCCAGACCCACCTGGACAAACGACACATCCGTGGAATTGACAGAGCTAGCGCTAAGGTACTTGAGGAACAACCACACCTTAGGAGTGCCTATGCTATTCTGCTTGCATTGGGATTTAAATATAAAAGCATCCTTAAGGCATTGCAGAGTTTTCAAGGAGTTCCTCATCGAATAGAACAATTGGGTATGCTTGGTAATATCCTGTTTGTAAATGACAGTGCAGCAACAATTCCCGAGGCGGTGCACTTCTCCTATGCAAAGTTCCGAACCATGGCTGTACACCTCATCTGTGGTGGTACAGACAAGAACCTAAAAGCAGAAGGTATGTTTGAGGAACTACAACATGCAAGCAGTCTCTCCTTGCTTGACGGAAGTTTCACCAGAGGCAAGCTTATTCCTCTGCTTGAGAAGCACCATATCTCGTATTACGGTCCCTTCAAGTCAATGGGGGATGCCCTCCAGCAGAGTTATGAGATGGCTCGAGTGAAGGAACAGGAGTTGCCGAATCTGGTACAGGCAATACTTCTCTCACCAGGAAGTGCTTCTTTTGAATTATTTGCCAATGAGTTCGACCGTGGAAACCAGTTCAAGAACTTGGTAGGGCTTCTGCTTGGCTCTTGA
- the dnaB gene encoding replicative DNA helicase, with amino-acid sequence MASNNMLGRVPPQNEEAERAVLGAILLNEKVLVEVTDFLSKDDFYKVAHQHLFAAILSFRQESTEALDLITLSSYLKRKNEVDQCGGLSYISTLTSDVPTTTNAAYYAKILKALSQRRKLLLFASKLKDNAFDESQEIQQVIDEGEQILSKLNNETAGSDAYQSIKDLITQTISDIEYRSTHGTKNGLDSGYTSLDSITGGFKKQELVIVGARPSIGKTAFALSMTLNMITKLKYRVGFFSLEMSAASLMERLLTGHSRVDFSHIRKATLKNSEMSAIVDASGLLYESELYIQDTPNMKLMELRAQARRMKLEHDVQILFVDYIGLIDAQADARIPRHEQISIISRNLKQLARELDIPIVCLSQVGRQADGVEPKLSDLRESGSIEQDADVVILLHREVGKNRTDSEEERQKNNIQETKIIMAKNRNGETGVFSLAFVSNIVRFEEMEFSHKYVAGNNPNA; translated from the coding sequence ATGGCGTCGAATAACATGTTGGGGCGCGTTCCACCTCAAAACGAAGAGGCCGAGCGCGCAGTTCTTGGGGCAATCTTGCTCAATGAGAAGGTCCTTGTTGAAGTGACCGATTTCTTGAGCAAGGATGATTTTTATAAAGTCGCCCACCAGCATTTGTTCGCCGCTATTCTTTCATTCAGACAGGAGAGTACCGAGGCACTGGATCTGATTACCCTCAGTTCTTATCTGAAGCGTAAAAACGAGGTAGACCAGTGTGGCGGTCTCTCCTATATCTCTACCCTTACCAGTGATGTCCCTACCACGACGAATGCTGCTTACTATGCGAAGATTCTGAAGGCGTTAAGCCAGAGACGCAAGCTATTATTGTTTGCCTCGAAGCTTAAGGATAATGCTTTCGACGAGTCACAAGAAATCCAACAGGTCATTGACGAGGGAGAACAAATACTCTCTAAGCTGAATAATGAAACAGCTGGTAGTGATGCATATCAGTCCATCAAGGACCTAATCACCCAAACCATCAGTGATATCGAGTATCGCAGCACCCATGGGACCAAGAATGGGCTCGATAGTGGGTATACCTCTCTGGACTCTATAACCGGAGGGTTCAAGAAACAAGAACTTGTCATCGTGGGAGCACGACCATCGATCGGAAAAACTGCATTTGCACTTTCCATGACACTGAACATGATTACCAAGCTGAAATACCGTGTAGGTTTTTTTTCCTTGGAAATGAGTGCAGCAAGCTTGATGGAACGTTTGCTTACCGGGCATAGTCGTGTCGATTTCTCCCATATCCGTAAAGCTACACTGAAAAACAGTGAGATGAGTGCCATAGTTGATGCATCAGGGTTGCTCTATGAATCAGAGCTCTATATTCAGGATACTCCCAACATGAAGCTCATGGAGCTTAGGGCACAAGCGCGCAGAATGAAGTTGGAGCACGATGTCCAGATTCTCTTTGTTGACTATATTGGTTTGATCGATGCCCAGGCAGATGCTCGCATTCCACGTCATGAACAAATATCCATTATTAGTAGAAACCTGAAGCAGCTTGCCCGAGAGCTGGATATCCCCATTGTCTGTTTGAGCCAGGTAGGGCGTCAGGCAGATGGTGTTGAGCCAAAGCTCAGTGACCTCAGAGAGAGTGGGTCCATCGAGCAGGATGCCGACGTGGTTATCCTCCTTCACCGTGAGGTCGGCAAGAACCGTACCGATAGTGAGGAAGAACGTCAGAAGAATAATATCCAGGAAACAAAGATCATCATGGCCAAGAACAGGAATGGTGAGACTGGGGTGTTCTCTCTGGCCTTCGTAAGCAATATTGTTCGTTTTGAGGAGATGGAGTTCAGTCATAAATATGTGGCCGGGAATAATCCTAACGCCTAA
- the rplI gene encoding 50S ribosomal protein L9, with product MKIILNQDVVNLGEEGDVVVVKNGYARNYLLPNNMAVMFNKTNQAIFASRTAAIEKRKEEKRAASASMKEKLDNVEITMVVSAGESGKLFGSVTSAMVQEALAKQGIEVERKKIEVATHSIKMVGTYSVRVRLYEDESAEVKLVVESENALKRRQAEEAKAKAEADKAEAVKAAQEAKAAKAAEEAAAAVEEASSEEAEAEKVEE from the coding sequence ATGAAAATTATTCTGAATCAGGATGTAGTCAACCTCGGTGAAGAGGGAGACGTTGTAGTTGTAAAGAACGGGTATGCCCGTAACTATCTGCTTCCAAATAACATGGCTGTGATGTTCAACAAAACCAACCAAGCCATATTTGCAAGCCGTACTGCAGCTATCGAAAAGCGTAAGGAAGAGAAGCGCGCTGCAAGTGCAAGCATGAAAGAGAAGCTTGATAATGTCGAGATTACCATGGTTGTCTCAGCAGGGGAGAGTGGTAAGCTGTTTGGTTCTGTCACGTCTGCTATGGTGCAGGAAGCACTTGCAAAGCAAGGTATTGAAGTTGAACGCAAGAAGATTGAGGTTGCTACCCACTCCATTAAGATGGTTGGTACCTATTCTGTACGTGTCCGCTTGTATGAGGACGAGAGTGCAGAAGTCAAGCTTGTTGTTGAAAGTGAAAATGCCTTGAAGAGACGTCAGGCAGAAGAAGCCAAGGCAAAGGCCGAGGCTGATAAGGCTGAGGCTGTCAAGGCTGCACAAGAGGCTAAGGCTGCCAAGGCTGCTGAAGAAGCTGCTGCTGCAGTAGAAGAAGCTAGCAGTGAAGAGGCTGAAGCTGAGAAAGTAGAAGAGTAA
- a CDS encoding peptidoglycan bridge formation glycyltransferase FemA/FemB family protein: MSMRIQKIATSELSPSNTVFQSSFWAEVKQRSRWNSYAFSVEMESSVFTLLVLVKQMAPFCSLAYIPFGPPLSSLKLSQVGVFLEDLAKQIRRLLPKGVFALRYDLPFEEVNDQNVMTFHTRRLRTLEQSVQPEGTVRIDLRWGYHAVTLGYRERAKRALRKADQAFQVRVHEGDEESFLAWYDVYLETARRDGFSPRSKKYLRSLMMLSHDESMFTSQLLLAYEDKKIVGGIIVLFSPSEALYLYGASLRFDGISCSYILQDLAIRLACERKCEVYDLYGIPGPKGRASHLAGLEIFKRSFGGQPYYRSPSTDYLYNRLTWHCYMFFETIRFRSRRSIKSQAEALPSS; encoded by the coding sequence ATGAGCATGCGTATCCAGAAAATTGCAACCAGTGAGCTTTCACCGAGCAATACAGTGTTTCAAAGCAGCTTCTGGGCTGAGGTGAAACAACGTTCCAGGTGGAATAGCTATGCATTCTCTGTTGAGATGGAGAGTTCAGTCTTTACGTTGCTTGTGCTTGTCAAACAGATGGCCCCTTTCTGTTCTCTCGCTTACATTCCCTTTGGCCCCCCGCTCTCATCCCTCAAGCTCAGCCAAGTGGGTGTATTCTTGGAAGATTTAGCTAAACAGATACGGAGACTTCTTCCAAAAGGAGTATTTGCACTTCGCTACGACCTACCGTTTGAAGAGGTGAATGATCAGAATGTCATGACCTTTCATACAAGAAGGCTCAGGACATTGGAACAGAGCGTACAACCTGAAGGTACTGTCAGGATAGACCTCAGATGGGGATATCATGCCGTGACACTGGGGTATCGAGAGAGAGCAAAGCGTGCGCTGAGAAAAGCGGACCAAGCATTTCAGGTACGAGTGCATGAGGGGGACGAGGAGTCCTTTCTTGCTTGGTATGATGTGTATTTGGAAACTGCACGTAGGGATGGATTCAGCCCCAGGTCAAAAAAATATCTTCGTTCCCTGATGATGCTTTCCCATGATGAGAGTATGTTCACCTCTCAACTTCTGTTGGCCTATGAAGATAAAAAGATTGTCGGTGGGATTATCGTACTGTTCAGTCCGTCTGAAGCACTCTATCTTTATGGGGCTTCACTGCGCTTTGATGGTATTTCATGTTCCTATATATTGCAGGACTTAGCTATCAGGTTAGCTTGTGAGAGAAAGTGTGAGGTCTATGACCTGTATGGAATCCCCGGGCCTAAGGGGAGGGCAAGCCATCTTGCAGGATTGGAGATATTCAAACGATCATTTGGAGGACAACCGTACTACCGTTCACCCTCAACCGATTATCTTTACAATCGGCTAACCTGGCATTGTTATATGTTCTTTGAAACAATACGGTTTCGTTCAAGAAGGAGTATCAAGAGCCAAGCAGAAGCCCTACCAAGTTCTTGA
- a CDS encoding DUF2232 domain-containing protein, translated as MNQPDTKMLKQVLFLTVVSYALSRLLIGNLLFTIPLMVLAPKFSNRREALFPVGLVAALLVITEFFRAEGALSSPEGRLLLVIGMFIPIVLLVASAVWIVLDDRRTFYRYLASSMFGIVASVVVVIWFTRPNEALQRVDSAMFETFRTLLGGTTGGTQASLETPGVALESLYRMSVMAIGAMLAPLCMVLVGFTSFMAMSYQARFDGSFNVRVSRWKVPEITLWVFLGSWTLVLLLILAKATYLYRALALQAALASSVLYAVQGMAIVVHVILRKGIAVNTTRLFSTLFLLAFLIPGVNVLVVFVLPLLGVTETWIMYRRNE; from the coding sequence ATGAACCAGCCAGATACAAAGATGTTGAAACAGGTGTTGTTCCTGACAGTGGTAAGCTATGCGCTTTCTCGCTTGTTGATCGGGAACCTGCTCTTCACCATCCCGCTGATGGTTCTCGCACCGAAGTTTTCCAATCGGAGAGAGGCGTTGTTTCCTGTTGGCTTGGTAGCTGCCTTGTTGGTGATTACTGAGTTTTTTAGGGCAGAAGGGGCCTTAAGCAGTCCCGAAGGACGCCTGTTGCTCGTGATTGGAATGTTCATCCCGATTGTGCTCTTGGTAGCCAGTGCAGTATGGATTGTGCTGGATGACAGGCGTACATTCTACCGCTATCTTGCATCATCCATGTTTGGGATTGTTGCTTCGGTTGTGGTGGTTATTTGGTTTACGAGACCTAACGAGGCGCTCCAGCGGGTAGACTCAGCAATGTTTGAGACCTTCCGTACGCTCCTCGGAGGGACAACTGGTGGAACACAAGCATCCCTTGAAACACCTGGTGTTGCATTGGAAAGTTTGTACCGGATGTCTGTTATGGCAATAGGGGCCATGTTGGCTCCACTCTGCATGGTATTGGTTGGGTTCACGTCTTTCATGGCGATGAGCTACCAAGCCCGGTTCGATGGTTCCTTCAATGTACGGGTTTCCCGTTGGAAGGTACCGGAAATCACCCTCTGGGTGTTTCTCGGTTCCTGGACTCTGGTCCTCCTGTTGATCTTGGCAAAAGCAACTTACCTGTACAGGGCTCTTGCGTTGCAAGCAGCACTGGCTAGTAGTGTGCTATATGCGGTGCAAGGAATGGCGATTGTAGTACATGTAATACTACGAAAAGGCATTGCCGTGAACACAACCCGGTTGTTCTCCACACTGTTCCTCTTGGCGTTCTTGATACCTGGGGTGAATGTACTGGTTGTCTTTGTTCTTCCCTTGTTAGGGGTAACGGAGACTTGGATTATGTATAGACGTAATGAGTAA
- the rpsF gene encoding 30S ribosomal protein S6 translates to MRNYEFTVIFNANEDNTQAGLEFVTSTFAAADVEITKQDDMGVKYLAYDIKKQEKGHYVYFEMKADPSSILGFEQKFLLNPNILKFLFVNPEK, encoded by the coding sequence ATGAGAAATTATGAGTTCACTGTTATTTTCAATGCAAACGAAGATAACACACAGGCTGGTTTGGAATTCGTGACCAGCACATTTGCAGCTGCTGACGTAGAAATTACCAAGCAGGATGACATGGGCGTAAAATACTTGGCCTATGATATCAAGAAGCAGGAAAAGGGACACTATGTCTACTTCGAGATGAAGGCAGATCCCAGTAGCATCCTTGGCTTCGAGCAAAAGTTCTTGTTGAACCCGAACATCTTGAAGTTCTTGTTCGTAAACCCTGAGAAGTAA